The Macaca fascicularis isolate 582-1 chromosome 11, T2T-MFA8v1.1 genomic sequence GGTAATTGATAGGAGTTAAAGAAGTGACGAACTTCTACTACTGAAACATCCTCGTTGTGCAACGCTGAAAGAACTACCCAGTTTCTTGTAAGTCTCTGTTTCTTGATTCATATAAAGGAGatgctaataataaaaatacaaaaataaaaaaataaaaaacaaacaaagtaaaAGAAGTTCAAAGAAGCCAAACTAAAACTGTAATATGGTTCTATCAGAACTCTCAAACAATTTTCCTTGTTCCATGAGGTAAATGACCAGGAGCATTGCTGTGGTGAGGGACTCTGATGAAGCTCTCCCAAGAATTTTTCTACTTATGCTTCACCTACCTTTCTgagtacatttttattataagcaGTTACTGTCATTCTTTGACCCTCCaaaaagtcaacaagcaaaacaccgagagatttaaaaataaactttggtCCTGACTTTTGCCCTTTGCCCATCCAATCTTGCCTTAACTGAACCACTTACACCTCTctgtagccattgctttgattgtgtttTGGTTTCAGATTGTACAGATAAAGCCATGTTTCAATTCCTGTTACAATTTTTGGACAAATGCTTCAGTAACTTGATaccattttttgaattttgaggaAACTTAAGCTCTTGTTTGTAGCTGATCTTGGTGCAAGAGTTTGGACATCCATTGGGTGGAAATGTTTCCTTGTCTTTCGTTATCCAGTTAGAATCATGTAAGCTGAACCAATGGAGAAGTGTGCAGTGTTGGCTATTGTTTGTACTGTTAATCACCAATCCTCTTCTATTATGGTATCAACAAGATGAATTTTCTCCTTGCAAGTTAATATGAGTGGTCAGCTGCTGTAGGCTTTATGTTCGAAATCATCTCATCCTTGCTTAAAATGAGTTATCTATCTGTGAGCTCCTGATTTTCTTCACCGCTATCCTCTTACACTTTTTGTAAAGCATCAATTATTACACTATTCTTCTACCCAGGCTTCACCACAAATTGGGTGTCTGTAGTCACTATAGTTTGATCCAAGTACATGATGCTCTTATAGAGGCTTTTTCAAAATACTGTCTTAGACTTCTTGATGCTTCCAAGTAAATCCTGTTCACACATGTTGTAACAATACAGTCTGAGTTCATTTTGGTTCAAAAAATGTTGGAATCCAGGCATAGCTGTTTAAATATAATAGCCATTTTTCATCATCTTTTTAAGACCCAATGTATTATAGAAAGATTTCCTAATACAATAAAGTTTGCTATAGATACTTTTGTGATTTCCAGGTGACTAGGCAGATTCtcggtttttctcttttttccctgaaGTAAGTAGGGATGATTTTGGAGGGAGGGATATAGTGACTCTTGCCAAATATTCTCCGTATGTGTGGAAAATGAAAGAGTTGTAACTGTGCTTCATGTGCATTAATGAAGCAGAGAGTTGTTGCTGGGGCATAATATGTATTTTTGTCATTGGGATCATCTGTATCCGGTTTCACCAGACACTGTTTTGCAATGGATGCAAGATGTGGAGTCCAGCCTACATAGCTTATGGTAGCCCTTTAAGTAGGAAAGGAAGGTCACAGAAAAGGAACACAGGGAAATGCAGGGCAGATGTGCCTCACTCTCCCTGTCTGGTGAATACAGGAAGACAGCAGGAGATGCTTTTAAATACCCATCAGCTCAGTCCTTTTCCTGACCTTTTCCAGTGCTTGCAGTGGATGAAAGAGATGGATGTATCAGAAGAGAATAAATACCAGCTATAAACTCATGAGAACCAATAAGAAcggaattttgtcaaatatttgaaAGTCAGAGATAGAGTGGTTAAAGCTAGAGCCATAATCTAGCAACAGCTCAGGCACCTGTAGATGAGTCAAAGCCCTCAGTAATTCACTTGCCTTCTAAAATGCCTGCAAACTTAACATGTCTCAAGGAGCATTCTTGATTTCAACATCTTAAAACCTCTCTCccctaaaatattttgttatgctTACCTAAGCAATTACCACAGAGTAGTgccttaaataacagaaattcactttttcagtttcattgtGATCATGGTGTCAACAGGGTCAGTGTTTCTGAGGCCTGTTTCCTCAACCTCTAGACATCTGCCTTCTTCCTATGTCCTCAGAAAGGGGTTACCTTGGTGCATGTGGATATTTGGTGTCTCTCTGTGCATGCAAATGTTCTCTTTTTATAACGACATCTATCAGATGGGACTATGTGCCCCCGTAACGGTCTCATTTTAAGTGAATCCACACATTTCAGTTCTGGCCTCCAAATGTGGTCATATTCTGAGAAACTGGGAGTGAAGGCTTTCAGCATATGAATaaggaaaaacagaattcagcccataacactgCCCGATGTCTTCTCAGTCCGCGACAGCAGTTTCATTTTGTTGTTCGGATATATTGGAATCACGTCTGCCTTTCTCTCACCGAACCCTGGGCCATGAGCAAATCCAGTGGACTCACCTCTAAATACATGGCAATATAAACACTTGCATATTCTCTACTACAGGGCTGTGACTCATGCCATGATTCTCTCTCCAGCAGGATGTTAATAGACTTCAGCAGGTCTTAGTGACATTCTTTTTACATCGCATATCAGCTCCCCCAACAATAGCCAGGGTGaccttttacagatgaaaattaGACCATATCACATTTGTGCGTCACATCCACCATAGTTTTTTGTTCCACTGGTAATCAGATTTGAATTTCATATGTCAGCTCCTTCATACTCACATGACTTTCTCTTTATTGAAAAGTGGGAGATTCTTTGAATTGGACAGAAAGCAGAATCTTCCTCAACTTCATCTTGAATTAGCTTGACTGTAACACAAGAGGGTTGTGTCCCAGGAGAGATGAACATTAACAGAGTGGATGGACTTGTGATGTGATCGAGTAAATTCATGAAGTCCCTTTGGTCTGGGAAGGGTTCATATGAATTCGTGGAATCCTGGTTACATAATTATGACACTGGTTCATATATTTTGGTATTATGTTTTCTCTTAGAAACACATATTTCCCAATTTTAGGGTATTCATAGTCTATGAACATAATGTAGCCATGGCTGattatagtaaaaatatttcttaagcatttactatatgccatTCAATCTTCAGAACCAGCTTATTAAGTAAGAATACTGTTAACTGTCATCTCAGGTTTATAGGTGAGCTGAGTGAGGCACACGCCAaagttgttaaaataataataagtggtATAGATGGCAATCAGTTCTCGGAGCCTATATTCCTGCTTACTGTACTCCACCTCTTTCTTgctatttacttttatatttgtttacttCCAAGAAAGTCAGAAGAAACCAGGTCCACAAAAGAAACTCAGGTGTAAGTGATAGGAAATGGGTAAGGTAGAACTTGCCCTGAAACCTTAAAGATGAGATAATAAACACTCTTTTCCTGAATAAATACGTTTCTTCCTAAATCctatacacatgtacacagaaTTCTCCAGTCATGTCTTTCCTTTAATCGTTACACAAAATATACTCCTTAGAATGTGAACATCTTTGGGACACCCATGTTTTCCTCCCACAGACAGGATACGTAACCTTACTCTTCTCAACTATTTTTTTCAGTAGTGTGTGTGAAGATAGTCATCCAGGATTTGATAAAGTACCACTTACTCTAATTCAGTTGATTCTCTTTGAGTAGAAACAGtgaatttattgttttttcaaattcttcccctgccccagcagGCCTGGAAGAGCATTTAGCTCAGCCTGTGCCTGCTCCTataatttctatgttttatttgtggctgaacttttaaaatatacactaaTGAGGATAAAAGGAATGAACAATGCCTTTGATTTTGGTATTTGTGTGGGGCCCACTCTCAACTGCAGGGCCCAGCATGGGAGACCTTCTTGAAATACAGAGTGCCCAacacaataaatgaaaaaggcCTACGTCGACTTATATCTAATTAAATCTTACAGATAACAAAGATCTTGAAGATACCACTTTGGAAAAGCAGTCAtagaaatgttcaacatcactaatcgtcaGAGGAATCtgaatgaaaaccacaatgagatctcaTCTTACCTCACTCAGAAAGACTGTGaataaaagagtgaaaaataacagctgttggcaaggatatggagaaggAACTCTTACACAcccttggtgggaatgtaaatttttaattgatttttgatgttgttgttgagTAGTTTGAGTTCCTAGTATACTCTGCATATTAGTTCCCTGTAGGATGCAtcgtttacaaatattttccctctgcaggttgtctgttgacactgttgatttattttgtttgtagaaTATTTTAGATAAATTGTCATTTGTCCAATTTGGAAGATATAGAGAATCAGAAACTAAATGGATAAACAGAGGTCAGAAGACAGTCCAACCctgttgttttgctgttgtttcattttgttttggtttttagatgTATGTTTACTAATCAGATGGGGttgtgtgttagtccatttctACTGCTCTAACAAGACTGTAGACTGGGTCAtgattaaagaacagaaatttttcCCCAATGTTCTGTAGgccaggaagtccaagattaaggcatCAACAGATTCAGTGTTTGGTGAGGGCTTCTCGTTGCTTCCAAGATGGTTCCTTGCTGCTGTGGTGGAAGAGGGGTTTAAAAACTCCATGTAAAAGTAACAATCAAACTAGAATCCTATATCCACTCAGGTAATCATTTAAGTGTGAAGGTCACACCTGAAAACCACAGGCAACAAATACCGAATTGGACAAATGGCACTTAATTTAGCTAAAATAttctacaaacaaaataaatcaacagtgtcaacagacaacctgcagagggaaaatatttgtaaactatgcatcctACAGGGAACTAATATGCAGagtatacaaggaactcaaactactcaacgacaaaaacaaaaatcaattaaaaatagacagaggacatgaatagatgtgtttcaaaagaagacatacaaatggacaacagtaaatgaaaacatgtgcAACATCACTAAATGTCAGAGTAATGtgaatgaaaaccacaatgagataccatcttacctCAGTCAGAATGACTGTGAATAAAAGGGTGAAAAATAACAGCTGTTGGCAAGCATATGGAGAAAGAACTCTTACACAcccttggtgggaatgtaaattagtacagcttctgtggaaaacagtaagatttctcaaagaactaaagctAGAACTACATTTCCATtgagcaatcctactactggataTCTCCTCAAAGGAAAAGTAGTCAGTGTATCAAATATATACCTTTATCTGTATGTTTACTGTAGCAACATTCACAGTAACAAAGATACTGAATCTACAATGTATCCGTCAATGATTGGTTGGATTAAAatgcaattatatatatacaataccATACTACTCAGtcagaaagagagaataaaatcaCACATATTGTGACAATATGCATGGAAATGGGAGTCATTTTCTTAAGCAAAACAGGCTAGatatagaaaatcaaatataatatGTTCTCACTGGTAAGTGGTTGCTAAGAACATGTTTGCGTGGATGTAGAGAGTGAAATGATGATAATGAATACTTGGGagtatgggaggcagagggattGTATAGTGAGGTATTCATAAATACCGTGTTTGTTATTTGAGCAATGAGTACCCTAATGCCTTCACTTAAGCACTACGTCATCAGTGTAACAAAATCAAACTTGCATTtgtgcaaaaatatttattttcattaacagAAAATCTAAGCATACTGCTTCCCTACCCCACCATAAAAAGACAACAATGACCAGTGTGGCCATAGCAGAATGAATTAGGTGTAGAGCATCCCCCAATTACACGGAGAGTTAGGGGGCAATACATAGCCCTTTAGCATAGGTAAAAATTAGCAgctcggtgcagtggctcacatctgtaatcccagcactttgggagtatgaggcaggtggttcacaaggtcaggagtttgagacaaggctggccaacttagtgaaaccccgactctactaaaaatacaaaaaattagctgggtgtggtggcacacacatgtaatcccagctattcgggaggctgaggcagtagaatctcttgaacctaggaggcggaggttgcagtgagctgagagcttGCCCcgccactccagcctaggaaacagcaagactctgtctcaaaaaaaaatttttaaagcatccGATTCTTACAGAGTAAAAGTGGTAGCAATCAACTGGAAAACACAGAAaggtaatataatttttaaacagtcAAGTTGGGTAATTGACCGTTTGGAAATAAATAGAACTCTTTGGTGTAAACTGCAGATGAGGCTTGCTGAGGTGGGCTGATAGAGATGAAAGTGATGAAACAGACTGCAGTAGGAAATTATTTTGAAGCTTGAACTTCACAATGATAACATAGCTTATTTGACTAGATGTAATGTGATCAAAGGAAAAGAGTCAAGAAAAAAATCCTAGTTTGCTTAATTAATTAGATGAATTCTTTATCAAGACAAAAAAAGAGTTGGAAGAGGAAGAACTTTGTACCTGTaggagggaagaggcagaggtaggagaaatgctgggagagaagggaaaattcctggaaagatTGATAGAGTGGTCCCAAAAGAAGGGTAGGATCAATGGTGTTAAACTTCTGAGGGGAAGGAAGACATGCAGTACTGAGAAACGATTCCTGAAATGTGTGGAATGGAGGCCGTAGATGACCTTCACAGACTAGAACTGGAAAGAACAAAAGCATCTATAAGGTGTGCATAAGGAAACATTGGAAGTGGGGAGATGGGGAAATAATCACACAGATAAGTTTCAAGAACTTTTGCAATAAAACGGGAGACAAATATTATGGTAGGAAAGAAGCACTAAGAGTCTTAGGAAGACTTCTATAGAAATGGGTGACGTTTCAGCAGACTATGGCTGATTGAAATCATAGATGTAAGAATCAGGAGACAAAAGGGTCACATGGAGAAGCAAAATCCTTGATGGGGCAATGTGGTTCTGGATCAGGAGGGATATTAAGAGGTGGGGGTAGGAAGGCTTTCCCTATGATAATAGGAGAGAAGCCAGAGACCTGGGCTTCAACTGAAGGTGGGTTGCTCAACTTAGTGGTGGTTATGGTGAGATCATTCCGTTCTGATTTTTCTGACTTCTTAGTGAATTATCTGAGGCTGTCAGTGGGCAAAGAGGCAGTTTCTAATATTGAACCTTCCTTGCTTGAGAAGCAGACATGCCAGTCCCTGCAAGGTTTTTGGTATGTATGTTATCTCATTAGCCTCCATACTCTAACGTGGTTGTtatgattattctcattttagatgaggaaattgaagccctGAGAGTCTAAGTAGCCTTTTAAGAGTCAAGAGACAGTAAGAAAAAGAGTTAGGTCTTAATTAAAATCTAAGAATGTCCAAATTCTTTGCTCCTTATAATCATGTTGATTCTTTAATGAAATCCATTCAGGTTTCACTAAAGAATGGTGAGGAACATGGAAAGGGAGAGAAGTGATCAGGGATAAAATAGGGTAAATGTGATAGAGAGGGTTGTGGGGATAAGAAGCATAGAACCATATTCATTCCCTTGAAACCGAACTCAATTTCTTAGAAAttgtaagaatttttttcaaCTTCTGTGACTTTTATGCACTTGTTGTGTTTTTTGTCCTTAAGATTACCGGAATATcagtaaacaatctgaaaataattttaaaatttcaatttgtgCTACACAGGTCAgggaagggccaggcatggtggctcacacctgtaatcccagcagttttggaggccaaagcaagtggatcacctgagatcaggatatggagaccagcctggtcaacatggtgaaactccatttctactaaaaatacaaaaattagccatgcatgatggtgggcacctataacctcagatacttggaaggctgaggcaggagaataccttgaatccaggagatgcagtggcagtgggccaagatcgtgccaccgcactccagcctgggtgaaaaaaattccatctcatgggggaaaaaaatagaagtcaGGGAAGTAGAGAAACACTAAAACCTTTTTTCACGGCAGCTGGCTAAATTAGGATTAAGCAGGAGGGAAGCTTCCTGGAGCATCAAGGAGAAGGGTTCCTAGATGTTCTTAGAATGTCCTCTTGGTCCTCAGATCCCACATTCACAAACATTGAGAAACAGACACCACAATCAGAAATTGCAAGCTGATGATTTTATTGGTATGTTGAAGTTACAGCTATGACCACCTTCTTCCAACGTCACGGCATTTGAATCATTTGAATCACTGTCGTCTTCTTATTCATTTCCTGAAACAAACCAACAAGGAAGTTCATAGACCAGACTTGACATGGCAGGAAATATCTAATTCCTCCCTGGTGTTACTGCAGTAGAGTACATGAGAGCCCAtcccctctctccccatccctctaCCTCCTATGTTTCCTTCCTAAGTTTTTGTGTGTTCACTATTTTGATGCCCTTCCTTTGCACAAAATGTGTTCCAAATTGTTCCTGACATGATGAAAAGATAAGATCATTCTTGGCTTGTTATTACTTGCTGCTGATTTGTTCAGGGATATATTTACACAATGGTAACTGGAATATATTCTATAATAGTGAGAAGCTGAAACCACCCTCAGTGTCCAGTGACAAGGATTGGTTAAAGAAATCACAGTGCAACCACATAATGGAATAGCGTAAAATTATCAAAGCAAACAGATAACCACTTAAGAGATTTACTCATGTGGAAATGTCCAaggaaatgtattatttaaatgaCTAACATATGTACCTGCATATAAATTATGATCTTAGTTCTGAGGGAAAACTATTCTAATTGTTTACGTAcacataaatatttcaaagagaaGATGCCATTAAGTTAACAGTGGTAGTTTTCTAAAGGAGAGAAGGCAGGTAGGATGAGTTATGCCTTTAAATTTAGCTTCATATTTTTCCATTCCATTAGATATTTGTTGCAAGCTTAATCACGTACTTACTGAAAAGTAAGAATTTAAAACATGAGACACCATTTAGCTGCTGAAAGTTCTGGGACCACTTGGCAGGAATACTGGACTAGAGAGGCTGGTGTGAGGCAGGACAGAGCAAACAGTGCTCAGGTGAAAACTTTAAATGGGAGGTCTCTGAGTTCGTGGACAGAAAACAGAGTGCCAGAGTGAACATGGTACTACTTCCTCATTGCCAATACAATTTAAGACAGATTATTTGGAACGTTGTTTCTCAACATCAGTATTCCTTCAAGAGCTTGTTACAAATATAGGGCCTTGTTACCCATTTCCAGAATACCTGAACACAAATCTTTAGAAATGGGTTCTAGGACAATACGATGTCAATGGGCTTTTAGTTGATTCTTTGTCACAGTAAAGCTGGAGACCCGTAGCAATTAGAGCACTTGGTGAAGAATCAACTGGAATCATACCTGTCATTGAATCCTAGATTACTGGGGAGACTGTCCCTGGGGAGGTCCGGCGGGTCTGCCCCCTTGAGGAGCGGATGGTGGTCCCTGGGGCCTTCCAGCAGGAGGTGGCTGAGCCTGCTGGGCATTGCCTCTTTGTTGGGGTGGTCCTTGTGGCCTTCCTGGAGGTGGGGGACCTTGAGGTTTGTTGCCTCCTTGTTGGGGTGGTCCTTGTGGCTTTCCTGGAGGTGGGGGACCTTGAGGTTTGTTGCCTCCTTGTTGGGGTGGTCCTTGTGGCTTTCCTGGAGGTGGGGGACCTTGAGGTTTCTTGCCTTCTTGTTTGGGTGGTTCTTGTGGCTTTCCTGGAGGTGGGGGACCTTGAGGTTTGTTGCCTCCTTGTTGGGGTGGTCCTTGTGGCCCTCCTGGAGATGGGGGACCTTGGGGCCTGTTGCCTCCTTGCTGGGGTTGTCCTTGTTGATGttctgaaggagaaagagagaagggaaagacagAGTAAAAGCCCACACAAGATTCACTGAATAGTTGCAGCAAATTTTGATCAGCTAGGGTAACAAGCTGAAGGGGGAAACGCACAAAAATGGGACCAAGACActaatttctttgcattttcgGTGAAGACATAGATCTCTGGAATAGAACGCTGGGGAACAACAAAGCAGATGGGGGACTCTCAGTATAAAGAGGAGTCAGAATGAGGATGCTGCCCAGTCGTCTGTCATCTCCCAGGGGGCACTCCTGGCCAGGGGGATGAGTCAACCCACTCCTGTTGTCATCTAAGCCAAGCATCTCTGCCATTCAATTTGTTGACCTGCTCACGGTCCCCAGAATCAAGCTTGCATGAAGATTGCCTCTTATTAGTGGCACTAACATTAATCAATTCCTGAAAGGAAAGTGTTGATAAGAAGACACTGGAGAGCTGATCCATTTGTGAGCAGAAAAAGACAGTCAAAACAGATTGAGAACGAACTGGGATTTACCTGATATTAGGGAGGGAGATTCTTCCTGGCCGACATCTAGAAGAGAAGCACAGGATGATGGGAAAAGTTACATCTCAAATCTTTCAAGACTCACAAGTGTTCTACAGGGAAAAGGGTCTTCTCACCACCCCATGAATCCCCTAAGTTAACTCGTCAGCCACTGTCTGTGAAGCTGCTCAAAGGGGAGGAAGCTGAAAGATGAGGCACGGTTGTTATGACACAGAGCAACAACCATGAACTCAACATAGAAGAGCCCCTTTTTTCCCTCCCTAGCATCCTCAAGACTTAATGCGGATTTAGTTTACACATGCCAGGGACTTCAATGTGATAGTTTGGTATTCTTATGCCCTCCACCTCCTAG encodes the following:
- the LOC107126534 gene encoding uncharacterized protein, with protein sequence MLLILLSVALLALSSAQNLNEDVGQEESPSLISEHQQGQPQQGGNRPQGPPSPGGPQGPPQQGGNKPQGPPPPGKPQEPPKQEGKKPQGPPPPGKPQGPPQQGGNKPQGPPPPGKPQGPPQQGGNKPQGPPPPGRPQGPPQQRGNAQQAQPPPAGRPQGPPSAPQGGRPAGPPQGQSPQ